The proteins below come from a single Kitasatospora sp. NBC_00315 genomic window:
- a CDS encoding AMP-binding protein — protein MVFRSEYPDVEPVDLPVHSAVLGTAGEHPDAIALIDGITGESVSYGRLAASVGRAAAGLAEAGVRPGDVLALYSPNTIAYPVAYYGATAAGATVTTVSSLTTAGELATQLRDSGARWIITVSPFLPVARAAAEALADEGRPIREIIVCDGAAGHRSLADLLASTAPEPAPAIDPATDVAVLPYSSGTTGLPKGVMLTHRSLATNLAQTDALYRPAVGERVLAVLPFFHIYGLAALLSQPLRCGSTVVVLPRFDLEQFCRTIQEQRVEALIVAPPIVLALAKHPLVDRYDLSSLKYVLCAAAPLDADLADACARRLGLPRILQGYGMTELSPVTHVVAPSDPDPARGSVGRLVPSTELRVTALDDPGTDCGVGESGELLIRGPQVMKGYFARPSDTAATVDEDGWLHTGDVGYVDERGYLFVVDRVKELIKYKGYQVAPAELEALLLTHPQIADAAVIGVQGADGVERPKAFVVRAPGSGLTEEQVAEFVAGQVAPYKKIRAVEFLDAVPKSASGKILRRELRDRERAAAG, from the coding sequence GTCGACCTGCCCGTCCACTCGGCCGTGCTCGGCACGGCCGGCGAACACCCGGACGCGATCGCGCTGATCGACGGCATCACCGGCGAGTCGGTCAGCTACGGCCGGCTCGCCGCCTCGGTCGGCCGGGCCGCCGCCGGACTCGCGGAGGCGGGGGTGCGCCCGGGCGACGTGCTGGCCCTCTACAGCCCGAACACCATCGCCTACCCGGTGGCCTACTACGGCGCCACCGCCGCCGGGGCGACCGTCACCACGGTCAGCTCCCTGACCACCGCGGGCGAGCTCGCCACCCAGCTGCGCGACAGCGGGGCCCGCTGGATCATCACCGTCTCGCCGTTCCTGCCGGTGGCCCGCGCCGCCGCCGAGGCGCTCGCCGACGAGGGCAGGCCGATCCGGGAGATCATCGTCTGCGACGGCGCCGCGGGCCACCGCTCGCTAGCCGACCTGCTGGCCTCCACCGCCCCCGAGCCCGCCCCGGCGATCGACCCCGCCACCGACGTCGCCGTGCTGCCGTACTCCAGCGGCACCACCGGCCTGCCCAAGGGCGTGATGCTCACCCACCGCTCGCTGGCCACCAACCTCGCCCAGACCGACGCGCTGTACCGCCCGGCCGTCGGCGAGCGGGTGCTCGCCGTTCTCCCGTTCTTCCACATCTACGGCCTCGCCGCCCTGCTCAGCCAGCCGCTTCGGTGCGGTTCCACCGTGGTGGTGCTGCCCCGCTTCGACCTGGAGCAGTTCTGTCGCACCATCCAGGAGCAGCGGGTGGAGGCGCTGATCGTGGCCCCGCCGATCGTGCTCGCGCTGGCCAAGCACCCCCTGGTCGACCGGTACGACCTCTCCTCCCTGAAGTACGTGCTCTGCGCCGCCGCGCCGCTGGACGCCGACCTCGCCGACGCCTGCGCCCGCCGGCTCGGCCTGCCGCGGATCCTCCAGGGCTACGGCATGACCGAACTCTCCCCGGTGACCCACGTGGTGGCGCCCTCCGACCCCGACCCGGCGCGCGGCTCGGTCGGCCGGCTGGTGCCGTCCACCGAGCTGCGGGTGACCGCGCTGGACGACCCCGGGACCGACTGCGGGGTGGGCGAGAGCGGCGAGCTGCTGATCCGGGGGCCGCAGGTGATGAAGGGCTACTTCGCCCGTCCTTCCGACACCGCCGCCACCGTCGACGAGGACGGCTGGCTGCACACCGGTGACGTCGGGTACGTGGACGAGCGCGGCTACCTCTTCGTGGTCGACCGGGTGAAGGAGCTGATCAAGTACAAGGGCTACCAGGTCGCGCCGGCCGAGCTGGAGGCGCTCCTGCTCACCCACCCGCAGATCGCCGACGCCGCCGTGATCGGCGTCCAGGGCGCCGACGGGGTGGAGCGCCCGAAGGCATTCGTGGTGCGCGCGCCCGGCAGCGGCCTGACCGAGGAGCAGGTCGCCGAGTTCGTGGCCGGCCAGGTGGCGCCCTACAAGAAGATCCGGGCCGTGGAGTTCCTGGACGCCGTCCCGAAGTCGGCCAGCGGCAAGATCCTGCGCCGCGAACTGCGGGACCGCGAGCGGGCGGCGGCGGGGTGA
- a CDS encoding TetR/AcrR family transcriptional regulator encodes MTAHAASRTPQQDRSRATRRRLLEAAVDCLAELGWNGSTVSVVAERAGVSRGAAQHHFPTREDLFTAAVEHVTAERLAAVRAHADELPEPGPLRTEAVVDLIVRLYTGQLFRAALHLWVAAATEEPLRARIVALENHVGRESHRAAVEFLGADESAPGVRETVRATLDMARGLGLANLLTDDGARRAGVVRQWARILDATLAAGL; translated from the coding sequence ATGACCGCCCACGCCGCCTCCCGCACGCCCCAGCAGGACCGCAGCCGCGCCACCCGGCGGAGGCTGCTGGAGGCGGCCGTGGACTGCCTCGCCGAGCTGGGCTGGAACGGCAGCACCGTCTCCGTGGTCGCCGAGCGCGCCGGTGTCTCCCGGGGTGCGGCGCAGCACCACTTCCCCACCCGCGAGGACCTCTTCACCGCCGCGGTCGAGCACGTCACGGCCGAGCGGCTGGCGGCGGTGCGCGCCCACGCGGACGAGCTGCCGGAGCCCGGCCCGCTGCGCACCGAGGCCGTGGTGGATCTGATCGTGCGCCTCTACACGGGCCAGCTGTTCCGCGCGGCGCTGCACCTGTGGGTGGCCGCCGCGACCGAGGAGCCGCTGCGGGCGCGGATCGTCGCCCTGGAGAACCACGTCGGACGGGAGTCCCACCGCGCGGCGGTCGAGTTCCTCGGCGCGGACGAGAGCGCCCCGGGCGTGCGGGAGACCGTCCGGGCGACGCTGGACATGGCCCGGGGCCTGGGGCTGGCCAACCTGCTGACCGACGACGGCGCCCGCCGGGCCGGCGTGGTGCGCCAGTGGGCACGGATCCTGGACGCCACGCTGGCCGCCGGCCTCTGA
- the galT gene encoding galactose-1-phosphate uridylyltransferase — MNKTLTKLADGRELIYYDEHPRAVRDAVDARELEPVACLSEIRRDAVTGDWVTVAAHRQGRTYHPPADECPLCPSRDGRLSEIPDADYDVAVFENRFPSLGADAAEVASGDPAGADPLRTAAPGTGRCEVVCFTPDHDASFADLSPERAALVLAAWTDRTAELAQLPGVRQVYCFENRGAEIGVTLAHSHGQIYALPFVTPRTARMARQAAAHRERTGRNLAEDLLAAERAAHAEAVAAGDRSADRVVLAGEHWTAFVPFAARWPYEVHLYPNRRVADLTALDEAERAEFPRLYLDLLGRFDRLFVEPGQSAQASPTPYISAWHQAPSDDGTPGLDELALHLELFTVRRTAGKLKYLAGVESGMDAFVNDVSPEAAARRLREVAL, encoded by the coding sequence GTGAACAAGACCTTGACCAAACTGGCCGACGGCCGCGAGCTGATCTACTACGACGAGCATCCCCGCGCCGTGCGGGACGCCGTGGACGCCCGGGAGCTGGAGCCCGTCGCCTGCCTCTCGGAGATCCGCCGCGACGCGGTGACCGGGGACTGGGTGACCGTGGCGGCCCACCGGCAGGGCCGCACCTACCACCCGCCGGCCGACGAGTGCCCGCTCTGCCCGTCCCGGGACGGGCGGCTCAGCGAGATTCCCGACGCCGACTACGACGTCGCCGTCTTCGAGAACCGCTTCCCCTCCCTGGGCGCCGACGCGGCCGAGGTCGCGTCGGGAGATCCGGCCGGCGCCGACCCGCTGCGCACCGCCGCCCCCGGGACGGGCCGCTGCGAGGTGGTCTGCTTCACGCCCGACCACGACGCCTCCTTCGCCGACCTCAGCCCCGAGCGCGCGGCCCTGGTCCTGGCGGCCTGGACGGACCGTACGGCCGAGCTGGCCCAGCTGCCGGGTGTGCGGCAGGTCTACTGCTTCGAGAACCGGGGCGCCGAGATCGGCGTCACGCTGGCCCACTCGCACGGCCAGATCTACGCCCTGCCCTTCGTCACTCCGCGCACCGCCCGGATGGCCCGGCAGGCGGCGGCCCACCGCGAGCGCACCGGCCGCAACCTCGCCGAGGACCTGCTGGCCGCCGAGCGCGCGGCGCACGCCGAAGCCGTGGCGGCGGGCGACCGCAGCGCCGACCGGGTGGTGCTGGCCGGCGAGCACTGGACGGCGTTCGTGCCCTTCGCGGCGCGCTGGCCGTACGAGGTGCACCTCTACCCCAACCGCCGGGTGGCCGACCTCACCGCGCTGGACGAGGCCGAGCGCGCCGAGTTCCCGCGCCTCTACCTCGACCTGCTCGGCCGCTTCGACCGGCTGTTCGTCGAACCGGGGCAGAGCGCCCAGGCGTCCCCCACCCCGTACATCTCGGCCTGGCACCAGGCGCCGTCCGACGACGGCACCCCGGGGCTGGACGAGCTGGCCCTGCACCTGGAACTGTTCACCGTCCGCCGGACGGCGGGCAAGCTGAAGTACCTGGCCGGCGTGGAGTCGGGCATGGACGCGTTCGTCAATGATGTCTCGCCCGAGGCCGCGGCCCGGCGCCTGCGTGAGGTGGCCCTGTGA
- the galK gene encoding galactokinase, producing the protein MSTDRLTEAFTAVHRGRPEGVWAAPGRVNLIGEHTDYNDGFVLPIALPHTARAAVRRREDDVLRLHSAQAEGGVVELTPDQLVPGTVESWAKYPAGVVWALREAGHAVGGADIHLDSDVPTGAGLSSSAALECVVATAFNDLWDLGLGPVELGLLAQRAENGFVGVPCGAMDQLASTCCEAERAMFLDTRSLSARQLPVDLAAAGLRLLVIDTRVKHDLADGAYAERRSGCEKAAALLGLTALRDLAPDGLDAALATLPDDGLRSLTRHVVTENARVEAAVEALVKGDPAALGPILTAGHASLRDDFLVSCAETDLVVEVALAAGALGARMTGGGFGGSVIALVTEDGADGVADAVTAAFAEAGLTAPRIFTALAAQGAHRLS; encoded by the coding sequence CTGAGTACCGACCGTCTGACCGAGGCGTTCACCGCCGTCCACCGCGGCCGGCCCGAGGGCGTCTGGGCGGCTCCCGGGCGGGTCAACCTGATCGGCGAGCACACCGACTACAACGACGGTTTCGTGCTCCCCATCGCCCTTCCGCACACCGCCCGCGCCGCCGTGCGCCGCCGCGAGGACGACGTCCTGCGGCTGCACAGCGCACAGGCGGAGGGCGGCGTGGTCGAACTGACGCCGGACCAGCTGGTGCCCGGCACCGTCGAGAGCTGGGCCAAGTACCCGGCCGGGGTGGTCTGGGCCCTGCGGGAGGCGGGCCACGCGGTCGGTGGCGCCGACATCCACCTGGACAGCGACGTGCCGACCGGCGCCGGCCTCTCCTCCTCGGCCGCACTGGAGTGCGTGGTCGCCACCGCCTTCAACGACCTCTGGGACCTCGGCCTCGGGCCGGTCGAGCTCGGCCTGCTCGCCCAGCGCGCCGAGAACGGATTCGTCGGCGTGCCCTGCGGAGCCATGGACCAGCTCGCCTCCACCTGCTGCGAGGCCGAGCGGGCGATGTTCCTGGACACCCGGTCGCTCTCCGCCCGCCAGCTGCCGGTCGACCTCGCGGCGGCCGGGCTGCGGCTCCTGGTGATCGACACCCGTGTCAAGCACGACCTGGCGGACGGCGCGTACGCCGAGCGCCGCTCGGGCTGTGAGAAGGCCGCCGCCCTGCTCGGCCTGACCGCCCTGCGCGACCTCGCGCCCGACGGCCTGGACGCCGCTCTCGCCACCCTGCCCGACGACGGGCTGCGGTCCCTGACCCGGCACGTGGTGACCGAGAACGCCCGGGTCGAGGCCGCCGTCGAGGCCCTGGTGAAGGGTGACCCGGCCGCGCTCGGTCCGATTCTCACCGCCGGGCACGCCTCGCTGCGGGACGACTTCCTGGTCTCCTGCGCGGAGACCGACCTGGTGGTCGAGGTCGCGCTGGCGGCCGGGGCGCTGGGCGCCCGGATGACCGGTGGCGGCTTCGGCGGCTCGGTGATCGCCCTGGTCACCGAGGACGGCGCCGACGGCGTCGCCGACGCGGTCACGGCGGCCTTCGCGGAGGCCGGCCTCACGGCCCCCAGGATCTTCACGGCCCTCGCCGCCCAGGGCGCCCACCGCCTGTCCTGA